In Thalassoglobus sp. JC818, a single window of DNA contains:
- a CDS encoding PmoA family protein, producing MSRIPFCEIIPLPDDQVSFRIDGVEKTRWHFGSHYPRPFFYPVNSSSRQSLTRMGHPGAPNHDHHQSVWFAHHRVLGIDFWANGLPQIRQKEWFVYEDGEGVARMAVRLEWVDGHDPTPLLHQELIVQIRSLPDSSYTLDLQSTFHPESEMIEFQKTNYGFLAVRVAKSISVHFGDGVLTGASGATGEPDLFGQENVWMDYSGSLADYDEAGNQTKAVSGMTYFDHPGNPSHPTKWHVREDGWMGASACFSGPLETSKERPLKLRYLLHVHDGPVDPAAANELFSEWKKLPWLEVVRSKRPHQHYELQNGKE from the coding sequence ATGAGCCGAATTCCCTTTTGCGAAATCATTCCTCTTCCCGACGATCAGGTCAGTTTTCGGATCGATGGAGTCGAGAAGACCCGTTGGCATTTTGGATCGCATTACCCGCGTCCGTTCTTCTATCCGGTGAATTCTTCTAGCAGACAGTCACTGACGCGAATGGGTCATCCCGGTGCTCCCAATCACGATCACCATCAGTCGGTCTGGTTCGCACATCATCGTGTGCTTGGAATCGACTTCTGGGCAAACGGGCTTCCGCAGATTCGCCAGAAAGAGTGGTTCGTTTACGAAGATGGAGAAGGTGTGGCCCGAATGGCGGTTCGCCTGGAGTGGGTTGATGGTCACGATCCCACTCCCCTGCTCCATCAGGAATTGATCGTGCAAATTCGTTCTCTTCCCGATTCCAGCTACACACTCGATCTGCAGTCCACCTTTCACCCTGAAAGCGAGATGATCGAGTTTCAGAAGACCAACTACGGGTTTCTTGCAGTCCGTGTCGCAAAGTCGATTTCGGTGCATTTTGGAGACGGAGTGCTCACCGGAGCTTCGGGGGCGACAGGCGAACCCGATCTCTTTGGTCAGGAGAACGTCTGGATGGACTACTCGGGTTCATTGGCAGACTACGACGAAGCTGGCAATCAAACGAAAGCAGTCTCCGGCATGACGTACTTCGATCACCCTGGGAATCCCTCGCATCCAACGAAATGGCATGTTCGCGAAGATGGGTGGATGGGCGCATCCGCTTGCTTCTCCGGTCCGTTGGAAACATCAAAGGAGCGACCATTGAAGTTGCGCTACCTCCTGCATGTGCATGATGGCCCCGTCGATCCGGCAGCAGCCAATGAGCTCTTTTCAGAATGGAAAAAACTACCGTGGCTGGAGGTGGTTCGTTCGAAACGTCCACATCAGCATTATGAGTTGCAAAACGGGAAAGAATAG
- a CDS encoding PEP-CTERM sorting domain-containing protein produces MNCLLEKLRFILPVFSCAFLLPAMAFADLIDNDVPAGTVGHFEVDVDPGGQSETANITANGAISGTTTTNVVYEMINYVQTGAGVSALSGTGSITTEDTYVSSGSFVGSNGNTVFWRSTASIADGDSAMRNEITFTVNSNETLGDLRFMNYLDQDVFGITDILFTRGSLAGGDLELFTVDQDEEAGISQSGAYSDSQGLVNSTFEGWAADEYSDLQDDITAGTAAFSLTGEVDMISLPAFVDPTFGPAFGPEDITTALSWVIDPNASSATVITYLGGVPDVIDIPPTNPVPEPSSMALLAMGLTGLGCASRRRKNAAK; encoded by the coding sequence ATGAATTGCTTGCTTGAGAAGTTGCGCTTCATTCTTCCAGTATTCAGTTGTGCCTTTCTGCTCCCCGCAATGGCCTTCGCAGACCTGATCGACAATGACGTCCCCGCCGGAACTGTTGGTCATTTTGAAGTGGACGTTGATCCGGGTGGTCAGTCTGAGACCGCGAACATCACTGCGAACGGAGCGATCAGCGGAACAACGACGACGAACGTCGTGTATGAGATGATCAACTACGTTCAAACAGGTGCTGGGGTCTCTGCCCTGAGTGGAACAGGGAGCATCACTACTGAAGACACCTATGTCAGCAGCGGTTCATTTGTCGGCTCGAACGGTAATACGGTTTTCTGGCGCTCGACAGCTTCGATCGCTGATGGTGACTCGGCAATGCGAAATGAAATCACATTCACCGTAAACAGCAACGAAACGCTGGGTGATCTCCGATTCATGAACTACCTCGATCAAGATGTTTTCGGTATCACCGACATCTTGTTCACACGTGGTTCACTCGCCGGTGGAGATCTCGAACTCTTTACCGTCGATCAAGATGAAGAGGCCGGAATCAGCCAGAGCGGAGCGTATTCAGACTCTCAAGGTCTTGTAAATTCAACTTTCGAAGGTTGGGCGGCTGACGAATACTCTGACCTGCAAGATGACATCACAGCGGGAACAGCTGCATTCAGTCTGACTGGGGAAGTCGACATGATATCTCTTCCAGCATTCGTCGATCCGACATTCGGCCCAGCTTTCGGACCTGAAGACATCACCACAGCTCTCTCCTGGGTCATCGATCCGAATGCGAGTTCAGCGACTGTGATCACCTACCTTGGCGGAGTGCCAGACGTGATCGACATTCCTCCCACCAATCCAGTTCCTGAACCATCATCCATGGCGTTGCTGGCCATGGGACTGACCGGACTCGGTTGCGCTTCTCGCCGACGTAAGAACGCTGCAAAATAA
- a CDS encoding homocysteine S-methyltransferase family protein: MSSYRNQLPQLNGSTLLTDGGLESTLVFHDGFDIPAYSAYLLLDEDAGIQHLQNYFRKYLAIADRFSLGFLLESVTWRANRDWADQVGYNLSRLDSVNRQAVDMLLRLRQENEKAGQPIVVSGCVGPRGDGYVVGSMMNSEQAADYHGTQIQSLVSGGADMITAMTLTYAEEAAGIALASQNARVPVAISFTVETDGRLPSGQPLGEAIEQVDQETGSCPAYYMINCAHPTHFAETLTSAAGWRSRIGGLRANASKLSHEELDGSEELDSGNPDEFGQEHRHLLDNLDHNINVLGGCCGTDYRHIEALCQSVFAAKLD; encoded by the coding sequence ATGAGTTCCTATCGAAACCAACTGCCACAACTTAATGGGAGTACGCTGCTCACCGACGGTGGGTTGGAATCGACGCTCGTCTTTCATGATGGTTTCGACATCCCCGCTTATTCCGCATACCTTCTGCTTGATGAGGATGCTGGTATTCAACATCTGCAGAACTACTTCAGGAAGTACCTCGCAATTGCGGATCGATTCTCGTTGGGCTTCCTCCTCGAAAGTGTCACCTGGCGAGCGAATCGAGACTGGGCAGATCAAGTCGGTTACAACCTGAGTCGACTTGACTCGGTAAATCGTCAGGCGGTAGACATGCTTTTGCGGCTGCGACAAGAAAACGAAAAAGCTGGCCAGCCGATAGTTGTGAGCGGATGCGTTGGCCCACGCGGCGACGGTTACGTTGTCGGATCGATGATGAATTCCGAACAAGCTGCCGACTATCACGGAACGCAAATCCAATCGCTTGTCAGTGGCGGGGCGGACATGATCACTGCAATGACGCTGACGTATGCAGAGGAAGCGGCTGGAATCGCTCTGGCGAGTCAGAATGCTCGCGTCCCGGTTGCAATTTCATTTACTGTGGAAACAGATGGTCGTCTGCCAAGCGGCCAACCGCTGGGAGAAGCAATTGAGCAGGTCGATCAAGAGACAGGTTCGTGTCCAGCCTACTACATGATCAATTGCGCTCACCCGACACACTTCGCGGAGACTCTCACGAGTGCAGCCGGCTGGCGATCACGCATTGGAGGCTTACGAGCCAACGCGTCGAAATTGAGTCACGAAGAACTCGATGGATCCGAGGAACTCGACTCTGGCAATCCTGACGAATTCGGCCAGGAGCATCGGCATCTTCTCGACAATCTCGATCACAACATCAACGTGCTTGGCGGATGCTGTGGAACGGACTATCGGCACATTGAAGCACTGTGCCAGTCAGTCTTCGCTGCAAAGCTCGATTGA